A stretch of the Papaver somniferum cultivar HN1 chromosome 6, ASM357369v1, whole genome shotgun sequence genome encodes the following:
- the LOC113291655 gene encoding uncharacterized protein LOC113291655 translates to MVSKRSIQFLLVLYLAKIVTVGKSLEWFLSNLKGIIREDRPLTIISDRGAGLLKHVPVIFLKAYHSYCLYHMKGNIPVPKGKSRQNAVKLFEECYTALTKEKFYAPAKSMRNLKLDSVIDWMVKNPFQNWEAHAFQGERFGENISNIAERFNSVIKHDKRLPALELIECIRAKVMEQNYKRLVESSKWTSKLTPRMQSKLNKRVTDCCFYKFRISSDKIGPDEPYKYIIPYYTTEFYRGLYALPIYPIPDCERPPKINEKDYVLPPMVVEHQLEGQLLQGIGVLERKFARK, encoded by the exons ATGGTAAGCAAG aGATCTATCCAGTTTCTTTTGGTATTGTACCTTGCAAAAATTGTGAcagttgggaagagtttggaatGGTTCTTATCCAACTTGAAGGGTATTATCAGGGAAGACCGTCCACTGACCATAATATCAGACCGTGGAGCTGGCCTTTTGAAACATGTCCCTGTGATCTTCCTAAAGGCTTACCATTCTTACTGTTTGTACCACATGAAAGGGAATATTCCGGTTCCAAAGGGGAAGAGCAGGCAAAATGCTGTGAAGTTATTTGAAGAGTGCTACACTGCTTTAACAAAGGAGAAGTTTTATGCTCCTGCCAAGAGTATGAGAAATCTGAAGCTTGATTCAGTGATTGATTGGATGGTAAAGAATCCATTCCAAAATTGGGAAGCTCATGCTTTTCAAGGAGAAAGGTTTGGTGAGAACATATCGAACATTGCGGAGAGATTTAACAGTGTGATTAAGCATGATAAGCGGCTTCCAGCACTTGAGCTTATCGAATGTATTCGTGCTAAGGTAATGGAGCAGAACTACAAGAGGTTGGTGGAGTCTAGTAAGTGGACTTCAAAGCTTACTCCCCGGATGCAATCTAAGCTTAACAAGAGGGTTACTGACTGCTGTTTTTACAAGTTTCGAATATCAAGTGATAAA ATTGGACCAGATGAACCTTATAAGTACATTATTCCGTATTATACCACCGAGTTTTACAGAGGTTTGTATGCTCTTCCTATCTATCCTATTCCCGACTGTGAGAGGCCGCCTAAAATTAATGAGAAAGATTATGTCTTGCCTCCAATGGTGGTCGAGCATCAGCTAGAAGGCCAACTACTTCAAGGTATAGGGGTTCTCGAGAGAAAGTTCGCAAGAAAATGA
- the LOC113291656 gene encoding uncharacterized protein LOC113291656: MPFGLKNSGATYQRMVEKVFAEWIHKTLEVYFDNMLVKSKKAEDHVDNLREIFEQMRKFNVKVNPEKCVFGVSSGKILGYIISKEGIEVHPEKVQAVRDMPPPATIKDVQKLNGLIASLGRFFSRSSDKCDHFFNILKKGTKFVWTEECDKALQSIKNCLMNLSIMQKAILGEELLLYLASKPSALSAVLIHVDQGVEKPIYYISKAYNSAEINYSKIEKLIPALVYASFKLRIYFQAHKIKVLTRVPIELTMKNSRKSGRIERWNALSGNYNISYEVLSSPKSQVIVEFLAEFPVEEDEYVEDMMDVDEEYGNPKDLLTDQNPNRWEILVDGSSNGEGNGIGIVFISPKGVRIAYSFRVEVASTNNETKYEAVIHALKLAIEMQIKEARITSDSQLVIRQIEASYSTNEPSLQKYKKLVSELAAQIQKVSWRDIGRKDNRFEDALAFIPSMLVYPVARDLKIQTLYWPSVKKEEEEEVVDAMIVENIPYEQQTEEEDWRTELHLYLEKGELPRNRLEAHKLKSRATNYELRDSILYRRSFLGPSLRCLIRKECIEILKALHYGDAGNHSGGRSLAYKARIQGYYWPYMHEYAKKVSRRCEECQRHGKRIHAPGAMLNNSVNAWPFGRWGIDIVGPFIPGTRKRRYLIVYFTKWAEVKAVQHIRDKDIFTFIFENIICRFGIPAQLVSDNGKHNGQAEATKKMIADTLKKKLEGHNKGWCEKVHNVV, from the exons ATGCCGTTTGGGTTAAAAAATTCCGGTGCGACATATCAGCGAATGGTTGAAAAGGTGTTTGCAGAGTGGATACATAAAACGTTGGAAGTCTACTTTGACAATATGCTGGTAAAAAGTAAAAAAGCGGAAGATCATGtggataatttgagagaaatcttTGAACAAATGCGAAAGTTTAATGTTAAGGTAAACCCAGAAAAATGTGTCTTTGGAGTATCTTCTGGAAAAATTTTGGGTTACAtaatatcaaaagaaggaatcgaaGTTCATCCAGAAAAAGTACAAGCAGTCCGAGACATGCCACCACCTGCCACTATAAAAGATGTTCAGAAATTAAATGGCTTGATAGCATCGCTGGGGAGATTTTTTTCGCGCTCTTCAGATAAGTGCGATCACTTTTTTAATATCCTAAAGAAGGGAACAAAATTTGTGTGGACAGAAGAGTGCGATAAAGCATTGCAGAGCATAAAAAATTGCTTAATGAATCTATCAATCATGCAGAAGGCAATACTAGGAGAAGAATTGCTCTTGTATTTGGCATCAAAACCATCTGCTTTAAGTGCTGTTTTGATACACGTGGATCAAGGAGTTGAGAAACCAATATATTACATAAGCAAGGCGTACAACTCAGCAGAGATAAATTACTCAAAAATAGAAAAACTAATTCCCGCACTGGTTTATGCATCATTCAAACTTCGCATTTATTTCCAGGCTCACAAAATTAAAGTACTAACAAGAGTACCAATAGAACTTACAATGAAGAATTCGAGAAAATCAGGAAGGATTGAAAGGTGGAATGCACTGTCGGGGAATTACAATATTAGTTATGAAGTATTGTCATCACCTAAATCGCAAGTTATCGTAGAGTTCCTTGCAGAGTTTCccgtagaagaagatgaatacgttgAAGACATGAtggatgttgatgaagaatatggaaatccaaaagatctattgACAGATCAGaatccaaatagatgggaaatattagtCGACGGATCGtctaatggagaaggaaatggaatcGGAATTGTGTTCATTTCACCAAAAGGAGTGCGAATAGCTTACTCTTTCAGGGTGGAGGtcgcatccacaaataatgaaactaaATATGAAGCAGTAATCCATGCGTTAAAATTAGCAATCGAAATGCAGATAAAAGAAGCcagaataactagtgattcacAATTGGTAATTCGACAAATTGAAGCTTCGTATAGTACAAATGAGCCATCTCTGCAAAAATATAAGAAATTAGTGTCAGAATTAGCAGCACAAATTCAAAAAGTAAGCTGGAGAGACATCGGCAGAAAAGATAACAGGTTCGAAGATGCATTAGCCTTTATTCCTTCCATGTTAGTATATCCAGTTGCACGAGACTTGAAAATCCAAACACTTTATTGGCCTTCcgtaaagaaagaagaagaagaagaagttgtggaTGCGATGATCGTAGAAAATATTCCATATGAACAACaaaccgaagaagaagattggagaactGAGCTTCATTTATACTTAGAAAAGGGAGAATTACCGAGAAACAGATTAgaagctcataaattaaaaagTCGTGCGACAAATTATGAGTTAAGAGATAGTATCCTATATAGAAGATCATTCCTTGGACCTTCCCTTAGATGCTTGATACGAAAAGAATGTATAGAAATCTTAAAGGCGCTACActatggagatgctggcaatcatagtggaggaagatcattAGCATACAAAGCAAGAATACAAGGGTATTattggccatatatgcatgaatATGCAAAAAAAGTGTCAAGGCGATGTGAAGAATGCCAACGTCATGGGAAAAGAATACACGCACCGGGGGCAATGCTAAATAATTCGGTAAATGCATGGCCATTCGGAAGGTGGGGAATTGATATAGTTGGTCCATTTATACCAGGAACCAGAAAACGAAGGTATCTTATCGTCTATTTCACAAAATGGGCAGAAGTAaaagcagtacaacatattcgtgaTAAGGATATATTCACATTCATATTTGagaacataatatgcagatttggCATCCCAGCTCAGTTAGTGtctgataatggaaaaca TAATGGGCAAGCAGAGGCAACAAAAAAGATGATCGCAGACACTTTGAAAAAGAAGTTAGAAGGGCATAATAAAGGATGGTGCGAAAaagtacataatgtagtatgA